One Rhinolophus sinicus isolate RSC01 linkage group LG06, ASM3656204v1, whole genome shotgun sequence DNA window includes the following coding sequences:
- the LRP4 gene encoding low-density lipoprotein receptor-related protein 4 isoform X4, whose amino-acid sequence MRRRWGALLLGALLCAHGLASSPECACGRSHFTCAVSALGECTCIPAQWQCDGDNDCGDHSDEDGCMLPTCSPLDFHCDNGKCIRRSWVCDGDNDCEDDSDEQDCPPRECEEDEFPCQNGYCIRSLWHCDGDNDCGDNSDEQCDMRKCSDKEFRCSDGSCIAEHWYCDGDTDCKDGSDEESCPSAVPAPPCNLEEFQCAYGRCILDIYHCDGDDDCGDWSDESDCSSHQPCRSGEFMCDSGLCINAGWRCDGDADCDDQSDERNCTTSMCTAEQFRCRSGRCVRLSWRCDGEDDCADNSDEENCENTGSPQCASDQFLCWNGRCIGQRKLCNGANDCGDNSDESPQQNCRPRTGEENCNVNNGGCAQKCQMVRGAVQCTCHTGYRLTEDGRMCHDVNECAEEGYCSQGCTNSEGAFQCWCEAGYELRPDRRSCKALGPEPVLLFANRIDIRQVLPHRSEYTLLLNNLENAIALDFHHRRELVFWSDVTLDRILRANLNGSNVEEVVSTGLESPGGLAVDWVHDKLYWTDSGTSRIEVANLDGAHRKVLLWQNLEKPRAIALHPMEGTIYWTDWGNTPRIEASSMDGSGRRIIADTHLFWPNGLTIDYAGHRMYWVDAKHHVIERANLDGSHRKAVISQGLPHPFAITVFEDSLYWTDWHTKSINSANKFTGKNQEIIRNKLHFPMDIHTLHPQRQPAAGKNRCGDNNGGCTHLCLPSGQNYTCACPTGFRKISSHACAQSLDKFLLFARRMDIRRISFDTEDLSDDVIPLADVRSAVALDWDSRDDHVYWTDVSTDTISRAKWDGTGQEVVVDTSLESPAGLAIDWVTNKLYWTDAGTDRIEVANTDGSMRTVLIWENLDRPRDIVVEPMGGYMYWTDWGASPKIERAGMDASGRQVIISSNLTWPNGLAIDYGSQRLYWADAGMKTIEFAGLDGSKRKVLIGSQLPHPFGLTLYGERIYWTDWQTKSIQSADRLTGLDRETLQENLENLMDIHVFHRRRPPVSTPCAVENGGCSHLCLRSPNPSGFRCTCPTGINLMPDGKTCSPGMNSFLIFARRIDVRMVSLDIPYFADVVVPINITMKNTIAIGVDPQEGKVYWSDSTLHRISRANLDGSQHEDIITTGLQTTDGLAVDSIGRKVYWTDTGTNRIEVGNLDGSMRKVLVWQNLDSPRAIVLYHEMGFMYWTDWGENAKLERSGMDGSDRVVLINNNLGWPNGLTVDKASSQLLWADAHTERIEAADLNGANRHTLVSPVQHPYGLTLLDSYIYWTDWQTRSIHRADKGTGSNVILVRSNLPGLMDIQAVDRAQPLGFNKCGLRNGGCSHLCLPRPSGFSCACPTGIQLKGDGKTCDPSPETYLLFSSRGSIRRISLDTSDHTDVHVPVPELNNVISLDYDSVDGKVYYTDVFLDVIRRADLNGSNMETVIGHGLKTTDGLAVDWVARNLYWTDTGRNTIEASRLDGSCRKVLVNNSLDEPRAIAVFPRKGYLFWTDWGHIAKIERANLDGSERKVLINTDLGWPNGLTLDYDTRRIYWVDAHLDRIESADLSGKLRQVLVSHVSHPFALTQQDRWIYWTDWQTKSIQRVDKYSGRNKETVLANVEGLMDIIVVSPQRQTGTNACGVNNGGCTHLCFARALDFVCACPDEPDGRPCSLVPGLLPPAPRATSMSERNPVLTNTLPTTLRSSTTRTRTSLEEVEGRCSEKDAQLGLCAHSNEAIPAAPGEGLHVSYVIGGLLSILLILLVIAALMLYRHKKSKLTDPGMGNLTYSNPSYRTSTQEVKIEAIPKPAMYNQLCYKKEVPACL is encoded by the exons GCCTAGCCAGCAGCCCCGAGTGTGCTTGTGGTCGGAGCCACTTCACCTGCGCAGTGAGTGCCCTTGGCGAATGCACCTGTATCCCCGCCCAGTGGCAGTGTGACGGAGACAATGACTGTGGCGACCACAGCGATGAGGACGGATGTA TGCTGCCCACCTGTTCCCCTCTTGACTTTCACTGTGACAATGGCAAGTGCATCCGCCGTTCCTGGGTGTGTGACGGGGACAACGATTGCGAGGATGACTCGGACGAGCAGGACTGTC CCCCCAGGGAGTGTGAGGAGGACGAGTTCCCCTGCCAGAACGGCTACTGCATCCGGAGCCTGTGGCACTGTGACGGTGACAATGACTGCGGTGACAACAGCGATGAGCAGTGTG ACATGCGCAAGTGCTCTGACAAGGAATTCCGCTGCAGTGATGGAAGCTGTATCGCTGAACACTGGTACTGTGATGGTGACACGGATTGCAAAGATGGCTCTGACGAGGAAAGCTGTC cctcAGCAGTGCCAGCGCCCCCCTGCAACCTAGAAGAGTTCCAGTGTGCCTACGGCCGCTGCATCCTAGACATATACCACTGTGATGGTGACGACGACTGTGGAGACTGGTCGGACGAGTCTGACTGCT CCTCCCACCAGCCCTGCCGTTCTGGGGAGTTCATGTGTGACAGTGGCCTGTGCATCAATGCGGGCTGGCGCTGCGATGGCGACGCAGACTGTGATGACCAATCTGATGAGCGCAACTGCA CCACCTCCATGTGCACAGCAGAACAGTTCCGCTGTCGGTCAGGCCGCTGCGTCCGCCTGTCCTGGCGCTGCGATGGGGAAGACGATTGTGCAGACAACAGTGATGAAGAGAACTGTGAAAACACAG GAAGCCCCCAGTGTGCCTCGGACCAGTTCCTGTGTTGGAACGGGCGCTGCATCGGACAGAGGAAGCTGTGCAATGGGGCCAATGATTGCGGTGACAACAGCGACGAAAGCCCACAGCAGAACTGCC GGCCCCGGACGGGTGAGGAGAACTGCAATGTTAACAAcggtggctgtgcccagaagtgcCAGATGGTGCGGGGGGCAGTGCAGTGTACCTGCCACACAGGCTACCGGCTCACAGAGGACGGACGCATGTGCCATG ATGTGAATGAATGTGCTGAGGAAGGTTATTGCAGCCAGGGCTGCACCAACAGCGAAGGGGCTTTCCAGTGCTGGTGTGAGGCAGGCTACGAACTCCGGCCCGACCGGCGCAGCTGCAAGGCTCTGG GGCCAGAGCCTGTGCTGCTGTTCGCCAATCGCATTGACATACGGCAGGTGCTGCCGCACCGCTCTGAGTACACGCTGCTGCTCAACAACCTGGAGAACGCCATCGCCCTTGACTTCCATCACCGGCGTGAGCTTGTCTTCTGGTCGGACGTCACCCTGGACCGAATCCTCCGGGCCAACCTCAATGGCAGCAACGTGGAGGAGGTTGTGTCTACGGGGCTCGAGAGCCCAG GAGGCCTCGCTGTGGATTGGGTCCATGACAAACTCTACTGGACAGACTCAGGGACATCAAGGATTGAGGTGGCCAACCTGGACGGGGCCCACCGGAAGGTGCTACTTTGGCAGAACCTCGAGAAGCCCCGGGCCATTGCCTTACACCCCATGGAGGG tACCATTTACTGGACAGACTGGGGCAACACCCCCCGCATCGAAGCCTCCAGCATGGATGGCTCTGGACGCCGCATCATTGCTGATACCCATCTTTTCTGGCCCAATGGCCTCACGATTGACTACGCCGGGCATCGGATGTACTGGGTGGACGCTAAGCACCACGTCATCGAGAGGGCCAATCTGGACGGGAGTCACCGCAAGGCTGTCATTAGCCAGG GCCTCCCGCACCCCTTTGCCATCACAGTGTTTGAAGACAGCCTGTACTGGACAGACTGGCATACCAAGAGCATCAATAGTGCTAACAAATTTACTGGCAAGAACCAGGAGATCATTCGCAACAAACTCCACTTTCCCATGGACATCCACACCTTGCATCCCCAGCGCCAGCCTGCAG CAGGGAAAAACCGCTGTGGGGACAACAACGGAGGCTGCACCCACCTGTGTCTGCCCAGTGGCCAGAACTACACCTGTGCCTGCCCCACTGGCTTCCGCAAGATCAGCAGCCACGCCTGTGCCCAGA GTCTTGACAAGTTCCTGCTTTTTGCCCGAAGGATGGACATCCGTCGGATCAGCTTTGACACAGAGGACCTGTCCGACGATGTCATCCCACTGGCTGACGTGCGCAGTGCGGTGGCCCTGGACTGGGATTCCCGGGATGACCACGTGTACTGGACAGATGTCAGCACTGACACCATCAGCAGGGCCAAGTGGGATGGAACAGGACAGGAG GTGGTAGTGGATACCAGTTTGGAGAGCCCAGCAGGCTTGGCCATTGATTGGGTCACCAACAAGCTGTACTGGACAGATGCAG GGACAGACCGGATCGAAGTGGCCAACACAGATGGCAGCATGAGGACAGTGCTCATCTGGGAGAACCTTGATCGTCCCCGGGACATTGTGGTGGAACCCATGGGCGG GTACATGTATTGGACTGACTGGGGTGCAAGCCCCAAGATTGAACGAGCTGGCATGGATGCCTCCGGCCGCCAGGTCATCATCTCCTCCAATCTGACCTGGCCTAATGGATTAGCCATTGACTATGGGTCCCAGCGGCTGTACTGGGCTGATGCTGGCATGAAGACAATTGAATTTGCTGGACTGGATGGCAGCAAGAGGAAG GTTCTGATTGGAAGCCAGCTCCCCCACCCATTTGGGCTGACCCTCTACGGAGAGCGCATCTACTGGACGGACTGGCAGACCAAGAGCATACAGAGTGCTGACCGGCTAACGGGGCTGGACCGGGAGACCCTGCAGGAGAATTTGGAGAACCTCATGGACATTCATGTTTTCCACCGCCGGCGGCCCCCAG TGTCCACGCCATGTGCTGTGGAGAATGGCGGCTGCAGCCACTTGTGTCTTCGGTCCCCAAATCCGAGCGGCTTCCGCTGTACCTGCCCCACGGGCATCAACCTGATGCCTGATGGCAAGACCTGTTCACCAG GCATgaacagtttcctcatcttcgCCAGGAGGATAGACGTGCGAATGGTCTCCTTGGACATCCCTTACTTTGCCGACGTGGTGGTACCAATCAACATTACCATGAAGAACACGATTGCCATTGGAGTGGATCCCCAGGAAG GAAAAGTGTACTGGTCGGACAGCACGCTACACAGGATCAGCCGTGCCAATCTGGATGGCTCACAGCATGAGGACATCATCACGACAG GGCTGCAAACCACAGATGGGCTCGCCGTGGATTCTATTGGCCGGAAAGTCTACTGGACAGACACAGGAACCAACCGGATTGAAGTGGGCAACCTAGACGGGTCCATGCGGAAGGTGTTGGTGTGGCAGAACCTTGACAGCCCCCGAGCTATTGTCCTGTACCATGAGATGGG CTTCATGTACTGGACAGACTGGGGAGAAAACGCCAAGTTGGAGCGGTCTGGAATGGACGGCTCAGACCGGGTCGTGCTCATCAATAACAACCTCGGGTGGCCCAATGGGCTGACTGTGGACAAGGCCAGCTCCCAACTGCTCTGGGCTGATGCCCACACTGAG CGAATTGAGGCCGCCGACCTGAATGGTGCCAATAGGCACACGCTGGTGTCACCTGTGCAGCACCCGTACGGCCTCACACTGCTTGACTCCTATATCTACTGGACTGACTGGCAGACTCGTAGCATTCATCGTGCGGACAAGGGCACTGGCAGCAACGTCATCCTGGTGAGGTCCAACCTGCCAGGCCTCATGGACATCCAGGCCGTGGACCGAGCACAGCCACTGG GTTTTAACAAGTGTGGCTTGAGAAATGGTGGCTGCTCCCATCTCTGCTTGCCTCGACCCTCTGGCTTCTCCTGTGCCTGCCCCACCGGCATCCAGCTGAAGGGAGATGGAAAGACCTGCGATCCCTCTCCTGAGACCTACCTGCTCTTCTCCAGCCGCGGATCCATCCGGCGTATCTCACTGGACACCAGTGACCACACAGATGTGCATGTCCCTGTCCCCGAACTCAACAATGTCATCTCCCTGGACTATGACAGTGTGGATGGAAAGGTCTATTACACAGATGTGTTCCTGGATGTTATCAG GCGAGCAGATCTGAATGGCAGCAACATGGAGACAGTGATCGGGCATGGGCTGAAGACCACCGACGGGCTGGCAGTGGACTGGGTGGCCAGGAATCTGTATTGGACAGATACAGGTCGAAATACCATTGAAGCATCGAGGCTAGACGGCTCCTGCCGCAAAGTGCTGGTCAACAATAGCCTGGATGAGCCTCGGGCCATCGCCGTTTTCCCCAGGAAGGG GTACCTCTTCTGGACAGACTGGGGCCACATTGCCAAGATTGAGCGGGCGAACCTGGACGGCTCTGAGCGGAAGGTCCTCATCAATACCGACCTGGGTTGGCCCAATGGCCTTACCCTGGACTATGATACCCGCAG GATCTACTGGGTGGATGCACATCTGGACCGGATTGAGAGTGCTGACCTCAGTGGGAAGCTCCGGCAGGTGTTGGTCAGCCACGTGTCCCACCCCTTTGCCCTCACTCAG CAGGACAGGTGGATCTACTGGACAGACTGGCAGACCAAGTCAATCCAGCGTGTTGACAAGTACTCAGGCCGGAACAAGGAGACAGTGTTGGCCAACGTGGAAGGACTCATGGATATCATTGTGGTTTCCCCTCAGCGGCAGACAG GGACCAACGCCTGTGGTGTGAACAACGGTGGCTGCACCCACCTCTGCTTTGCCAGAGCCTTGGACTTTGTATGTGCCTGTCCTGATGAGCCCGACGGCCGGCCCTGCTCCCTTG taCCTGGCCTGCTGCCCCCAGCTCCCAGGGCTACCAGCATGAGTGAAAGGAACCCAGTGCTAACCAACACACTACCTACCACCTTGCGTTCTTCTACCACTCGGACCCGCACATCTCTGGAGGAAGTGGAAGGAAG ATGCTCTGAAAAGGATGCTCAGCTGGGTCTCTGTGCACATTCCAATGAGGCCATACCTGCTGCTCCAG GGGAAGGACTTCATGTCAGCTATGTCATCGGTGGACTCCTCAGTATTCTGCTGATTCTGCTGGTGATTGCAGCTTTGATGCTGTACAG ACATAAAAAATCCAAGTTAACTGATCCTGGAATGGGGAATCTGACCTACAGCAACCCCTCCTACCGAACTTCCACCCAGGAAGTGAAAATTGAAGCAATCCCGAAACCAGCCATGTACAATCAACTGTGCTACAAGAAAGAg GTACCTGCGTGTTTGTAG
- the LRP4 gene encoding low-density lipoprotein receptor-related protein 4 isoform X3 translates to MRRRWGALLLGALLCAHGLASSPECACGRSHFTCAVSALGECTCIPAQWQCDGDNDCGDHSDEDGCMLPTCSPLDFHCDNGKCIRRSWVCDGDNDCEDDSDEQDCPPRECEEDEFPCQNGYCIRSLWHCDGDNDCGDNSDEQCDMRKCSDKEFRCSDGSCIAEHWYCDGDTDCKDGSDEESCPSAVPAPPCNLEEFQCAYGRCILDIYHCDGDDDCGDWSDESDCSSHQPCRSGEFMCDSGLCINAGWRCDGDADCDDQSDERNCTTSMCTAEQFRCRSGRCVRLSWRCDGEDDCADNSDEENCENTGSPQCASDQFLCWNGRCIGQRKLCNGANDCGDNSDESPQQNCRPRTGEENCNVNNGGCAQKCQMVRGAVQCTCHTGYRLTEDGRMCHDVNECAEEGYCSQGCTNSEGAFQCWCEAGYELRPDRRSCKALGPEPVLLFANRIDIRQVLPHRSEYTLLLNNLENAIALDFHHRRELVFWSDVTLDRILRANLNGSNVEEVVSTGLESPGGLAVDWVHDKLYWTDSGTSRIEVANLDGAHRKVLLWQNLEKPRAIALHPMEGTIYWTDWGNTPRIEASSMDGSGRRIIADTHLFWPNGLTIDYAGHRMYWVDAKHHVIERANLDGSHRKAVISQGLPHPFAITVFEDSLYWTDWHTKSINSANKFTGKNQEIIRNKLHFPMDIHTLHPQRQPAAGKNRCGDNNGGCTHLCLPSGQNYTCACPTGFRKISSHACAQSLDKFLLFARRMDIRRISFDTEDLSDDVIPLADVRSAVALDWDSRDDHVYWTDVSTDTISRAKWDGTGQEVVVDTSLESPAGLAIDWVTNKLYWTDAGTDRIEVANTDGSMRTVLIWENLDRPRDIVVEPMGGYMYWTDWGASPKIERAGMDASGRQVIISSNLTWPNGLAIDYGSQRLYWADAGMKTIEFAGLDGSKRKVLIGSQLPHPFGLTLYGERIYWTDWQTKSIQSADRLTGLDRETLQENLENLMDIHVFHRRRPPVSTPCAVENGGCSHLCLRSPNPSGFRCTCPTGINLMPDGKTCSPGMNSFLIFARRIDVRMVSLDIPYFADVVVPINITMKNTIAIGVDPQEGKVYWSDSTLHRISRANLDGSQHEDIITTGLQTTDGLAVDSIGRKVYWTDTGTNRIEVGNLDGSMRKVLVWQNLDSPRAIVLYHEMGFMYWTDWGENAKLERSGMDGSDRVVLINNNLGWPNGLTVDKASSQLLWADAHTERIEAADLNGANRHTLVSPVQHPYGLTLLDSYIYWTDWQTRSIHRADKGTGSNVILVRSNLPGLMDIQAVDRAQPLGFNKCGLRNGGCSHLCLPRPSGFSCACPTGIQLKGDGKTCDPSPETYLLFSSRGSIRRISLDTSDHTDVHVPVPELNNVISLDYDSVDGKVYYTDVFLDVIRRADLNGSNMETVIGHGLKTTDGLAVDWVARNLYWTDTGRNTIEASRLDGSCRKVLVNNSLDEPRAIAVFPRKGYLFWTDWGHIAKIERANLDGSERKVLINTDLGWPNGLTLDYDTRRIYWVDAHLDRIESADLSGKLRQVLVSHVSHPFALTQQDRWIYWTDWQTKSIQRVDKYSGRNKETVLANVEGLMDIIVVSPQRQTGTNACGVNNGGCTHLCFARALDFVCACPDEPDGRPCSLVPGLLPPAPRATSMSERNPVLTNTLPTTLRSSTTRTRTSLEEVEGRCSEKDAQLGLCAHSNEAIPAAPGEGLHVSYVIGGLLSILLILLVIAALMLYRHKKSKLTDPGMGNLTYSNPSYRTSTQEVKIEAIPKPAMYNQLCYKKELFHPSDSLSPFLF, encoded by the exons GCCTAGCCAGCAGCCCCGAGTGTGCTTGTGGTCGGAGCCACTTCACCTGCGCAGTGAGTGCCCTTGGCGAATGCACCTGTATCCCCGCCCAGTGGCAGTGTGACGGAGACAATGACTGTGGCGACCACAGCGATGAGGACGGATGTA TGCTGCCCACCTGTTCCCCTCTTGACTTTCACTGTGACAATGGCAAGTGCATCCGCCGTTCCTGGGTGTGTGACGGGGACAACGATTGCGAGGATGACTCGGACGAGCAGGACTGTC CCCCCAGGGAGTGTGAGGAGGACGAGTTCCCCTGCCAGAACGGCTACTGCATCCGGAGCCTGTGGCACTGTGACGGTGACAATGACTGCGGTGACAACAGCGATGAGCAGTGTG ACATGCGCAAGTGCTCTGACAAGGAATTCCGCTGCAGTGATGGAAGCTGTATCGCTGAACACTGGTACTGTGATGGTGACACGGATTGCAAAGATGGCTCTGACGAGGAAAGCTGTC cctcAGCAGTGCCAGCGCCCCCCTGCAACCTAGAAGAGTTCCAGTGTGCCTACGGCCGCTGCATCCTAGACATATACCACTGTGATGGTGACGACGACTGTGGAGACTGGTCGGACGAGTCTGACTGCT CCTCCCACCAGCCCTGCCGTTCTGGGGAGTTCATGTGTGACAGTGGCCTGTGCATCAATGCGGGCTGGCGCTGCGATGGCGACGCAGACTGTGATGACCAATCTGATGAGCGCAACTGCA CCACCTCCATGTGCACAGCAGAACAGTTCCGCTGTCGGTCAGGCCGCTGCGTCCGCCTGTCCTGGCGCTGCGATGGGGAAGACGATTGTGCAGACAACAGTGATGAAGAGAACTGTGAAAACACAG GAAGCCCCCAGTGTGCCTCGGACCAGTTCCTGTGTTGGAACGGGCGCTGCATCGGACAGAGGAAGCTGTGCAATGGGGCCAATGATTGCGGTGACAACAGCGACGAAAGCCCACAGCAGAACTGCC GGCCCCGGACGGGTGAGGAGAACTGCAATGTTAACAAcggtggctgtgcccagaagtgcCAGATGGTGCGGGGGGCAGTGCAGTGTACCTGCCACACAGGCTACCGGCTCACAGAGGACGGACGCATGTGCCATG ATGTGAATGAATGTGCTGAGGAAGGTTATTGCAGCCAGGGCTGCACCAACAGCGAAGGGGCTTTCCAGTGCTGGTGTGAGGCAGGCTACGAACTCCGGCCCGACCGGCGCAGCTGCAAGGCTCTGG GGCCAGAGCCTGTGCTGCTGTTCGCCAATCGCATTGACATACGGCAGGTGCTGCCGCACCGCTCTGAGTACACGCTGCTGCTCAACAACCTGGAGAACGCCATCGCCCTTGACTTCCATCACCGGCGTGAGCTTGTCTTCTGGTCGGACGTCACCCTGGACCGAATCCTCCGGGCCAACCTCAATGGCAGCAACGTGGAGGAGGTTGTGTCTACGGGGCTCGAGAGCCCAG GAGGCCTCGCTGTGGATTGGGTCCATGACAAACTCTACTGGACAGACTCAGGGACATCAAGGATTGAGGTGGCCAACCTGGACGGGGCCCACCGGAAGGTGCTACTTTGGCAGAACCTCGAGAAGCCCCGGGCCATTGCCTTACACCCCATGGAGGG tACCATTTACTGGACAGACTGGGGCAACACCCCCCGCATCGAAGCCTCCAGCATGGATGGCTCTGGACGCCGCATCATTGCTGATACCCATCTTTTCTGGCCCAATGGCCTCACGATTGACTACGCCGGGCATCGGATGTACTGGGTGGACGCTAAGCACCACGTCATCGAGAGGGCCAATCTGGACGGGAGTCACCGCAAGGCTGTCATTAGCCAGG GCCTCCCGCACCCCTTTGCCATCACAGTGTTTGAAGACAGCCTGTACTGGACAGACTGGCATACCAAGAGCATCAATAGTGCTAACAAATTTACTGGCAAGAACCAGGAGATCATTCGCAACAAACTCCACTTTCCCATGGACATCCACACCTTGCATCCCCAGCGCCAGCCTGCAG CAGGGAAAAACCGCTGTGGGGACAACAACGGAGGCTGCACCCACCTGTGTCTGCCCAGTGGCCAGAACTACACCTGTGCCTGCCCCACTGGCTTCCGCAAGATCAGCAGCCACGCCTGTGCCCAGA GTCTTGACAAGTTCCTGCTTTTTGCCCGAAGGATGGACATCCGTCGGATCAGCTTTGACACAGAGGACCTGTCCGACGATGTCATCCCACTGGCTGACGTGCGCAGTGCGGTGGCCCTGGACTGGGATTCCCGGGATGACCACGTGTACTGGACAGATGTCAGCACTGACACCATCAGCAGGGCCAAGTGGGATGGAACAGGACAGGAG GTGGTAGTGGATACCAGTTTGGAGAGCCCAGCAGGCTTGGCCATTGATTGGGTCACCAACAAGCTGTACTGGACAGATGCAG GGACAGACCGGATCGAAGTGGCCAACACAGATGGCAGCATGAGGACAGTGCTCATCTGGGAGAACCTTGATCGTCCCCGGGACATTGTGGTGGAACCCATGGGCGG GTACATGTATTGGACTGACTGGGGTGCAAGCCCCAAGATTGAACGAGCTGGCATGGATGCCTCCGGCCGCCAGGTCATCATCTCCTCCAATCTGACCTGGCCTAATGGATTAGCCATTGACTATGGGTCCCAGCGGCTGTACTGGGCTGATGCTGGCATGAAGACAATTGAATTTGCTGGACTGGATGGCAGCAAGAGGAAG GTTCTGATTGGAAGCCAGCTCCCCCACCCATTTGGGCTGACCCTCTACGGAGAGCGCATCTACTGGACGGACTGGCAGACCAAGAGCATACAGAGTGCTGACCGGCTAACGGGGCTGGACCGGGAGACCCTGCAGGAGAATTTGGAGAACCTCATGGACATTCATGTTTTCCACCGCCGGCGGCCCCCAG TGTCCACGCCATGTGCTGTGGAGAATGGCGGCTGCAGCCACTTGTGTCTTCGGTCCCCAAATCCGAGCGGCTTCCGCTGTACCTGCCCCACGGGCATCAACCTGATGCCTGATGGCAAGACCTGTTCACCAG GCATgaacagtttcctcatcttcgCCAGGAGGATAGACGTGCGAATGGTCTCCTTGGACATCCCTTACTTTGCCGACGTGGTGGTACCAATCAACATTACCATGAAGAACACGATTGCCATTGGAGTGGATCCCCAGGAAG GAAAAGTGTACTGGTCGGACAGCACGCTACACAGGATCAGCCGTGCCAATCTGGATGGCTCACAGCATGAGGACATCATCACGACAG GGCTGCAAACCACAGATGGGCTCGCCGTGGATTCTATTGGCCGGAAAGTCTACTGGACAGACACAGGAACCAACCGGATTGAAGTGGGCAACCTAGACGGGTCCATGCGGAAGGTGTTGGTGTGGCAGAACCTTGACAGCCCCCGAGCTATTGTCCTGTACCATGAGATGGG CTTCATGTACTGGACAGACTGGGGAGAAAACGCCAAGTTGGAGCGGTCTGGAATGGACGGCTCAGACCGGGTCGTGCTCATCAATAACAACCTCGGGTGGCCCAATGGGCTGACTGTGGACAAGGCCAGCTCCCAACTGCTCTGGGCTGATGCCCACACTGAG CGAATTGAGGCCGCCGACCTGAATGGTGCCAATAGGCACACGCTGGTGTCACCTGTGCAGCACCCGTACGGCCTCACACTGCTTGACTCCTATATCTACTGGACTGACTGGCAGACTCGTAGCATTCATCGTGCGGACAAGGGCACTGGCAGCAACGTCATCCTGGTGAGGTCCAACCTGCCAGGCCTCATGGACATCCAGGCCGTGGACCGAGCACAGCCACTGG GTTTTAACAAGTGTGGCTTGAGAAATGGTGGCTGCTCCCATCTCTGCTTGCCTCGACCCTCTGGCTTCTCCTGTGCCTGCCCCACCGGCATCCAGCTGAAGGGAGATGGAAAGACCTGCGATCCCTCTCCTGAGACCTACCTGCTCTTCTCCAGCCGCGGATCCATCCGGCGTATCTCACTGGACACCAGTGACCACACAGATGTGCATGTCCCTGTCCCCGAACTCAACAATGTCATCTCCCTGGACTATGACAGTGTGGATGGAAAGGTCTATTACACAGATGTGTTCCTGGATGTTATCAG GCGAGCAGATCTGAATGGCAGCAACATGGAGACAGTGATCGGGCATGGGCTGAAGACCACCGACGGGCTGGCAGTGGACTGGGTGGCCAGGAATCTGTATTGGACAGATACAGGTCGAAATACCATTGAAGCATCGAGGCTAGACGGCTCCTGCCGCAAAGTGCTGGTCAACAATAGCCTGGATGAGCCTCGGGCCATCGCCGTTTTCCCCAGGAAGGG GTACCTCTTCTGGACAGACTGGGGCCACATTGCCAAGATTGAGCGGGCGAACCTGGACGGCTCTGAGCGGAAGGTCCTCATCAATACCGACCTGGGTTGGCCCAATGGCCTTACCCTGGACTATGATACCCGCAG GATCTACTGGGTGGATGCACATCTGGACCGGATTGAGAGTGCTGACCTCAGTGGGAAGCTCCGGCAGGTGTTGGTCAGCCACGTGTCCCACCCCTTTGCCCTCACTCAG CAGGACAGGTGGATCTACTGGACAGACTGGCAGACCAAGTCAATCCAGCGTGTTGACAAGTACTCAGGCCGGAACAAGGAGACAGTGTTGGCCAACGTGGAAGGACTCATGGATATCATTGTGGTTTCCCCTCAGCGGCAGACAG GGACCAACGCCTGTGGTGTGAACAACGGTGGCTGCACCCACCTCTGCTTTGCCAGAGCCTTGGACTTTGTATGTGCCTGTCCTGATGAGCCCGACGGCCGGCCCTGCTCCCTTG taCCTGGCCTGCTGCCCCCAGCTCCCAGGGCTACCAGCATGAGTGAAAGGAACCCAGTGCTAACCAACACACTACCTACCACCTTGCGTTCTTCTACCACTCGGACCCGCACATCTCTGGAGGAAGTGGAAGGAAG ATGCTCTGAAAAGGATGCTCAGCTGGGTCTCTGTGCACATTCCAATGAGGCCATACCTGCTGCTCCAG GGGAAGGACTTCATGTCAGCTATGTCATCGGTGGACTCCTCAGTATTCTGCTGATTCTGCTGGTGATTGCAGCTTTGATGCTGTACAG ACATAAAAAATCCAAGTTAACTGATCCTGGAATGGGGAATCTGACCTACAGCAACCCCTCCTACCGAACTTCCACCCAGGAAGTGAAAATTGAAGCAATCCCGAAACCAGCCATGTACAATCAACTGTGCTACAAGAAAGAg CTTTTTCACCCCTCTGATAGTCTCTCACCctttctcttctga